Proteins from a genomic interval of Quercus lobata isolate SW786 chromosome 11, ValleyOak3.0 Primary Assembly, whole genome shotgun sequence:
- the LOC115969234 gene encoding leucine-rich repeat extensin-like protein 6, giving the protein MGTITFSSWFFLPSLLLLLCLYNEVAFGGGYSYTSPPPPTPRCPPPPPPPPPPPPPPKCLHPPPPPPPPPPPPLKPICPPPPPPPPPPPPPPPPPPPPDPYSRLKEANKVLQKFKFKVKDDPKGCVKNWNGEYLKVCNYTGIACANYPTDKKLAVAGIDFNGCGLNGHNNQLLLSEFVEELKDLTFFHANSNNFTGDIPSKISENPYFYELDLSNNKLCGSFPYQVLAAKYLTFLDLRFNDFAGTVPPKVFTLDVDVLFINNNKFQQNLPSNLGSTPALYLTLANNMFTGPIPRTIGQASETLLEVLFLGNNLTGCLPSEIGLLKKATVFDVSFNQLIGPIPQSFQCLVKIELLNLARNQFYGEVPEAVCELPNLSNFSLSYNYFTQVGPKCRNLIGKKILDVRKNCILGLPNQRSEADCTAFFSKCPACPNLQSLHKVISCKHYTGSLGASDNQPMAVAPSPRSYDTLKPHRL; this is encoded by the coding sequence ATGGGCACCATCACattttcttcttggtttttccTACCAAGTCTCTTGTTGCTTTTATGTTTGTACAATGAAGTTGCTTTTGGTGGTGGCTATAGCTATACTTCTCCTCCTCCACCTACTCCTAGATgccctcctcctccaccaccaccaccacctcctcctcctccacctaAATGCCTTcatcctcctccaccaccaccaccaccaccaccaccacctcttAAACCCATTTGCCCCCCACCTCCACCGCCACCACCTCCGCCgcctccaccacctccaccgCCACCACCTCCAGACCCCTACTCGAGATTAAAAGAGGCCAACAAAGTACTTCAAAAGTTCAAATTTAAAGTCAAGGATGACCCAAAAGGGTGTGTAAAGAACTGGAATGGCGAGTACCTAAAAGTATGCAACTACACTGGCATAGCCTGTGCCAATTATCCAACGGACAAGAAACTAGCAGTTGCTGGAATAGACTTCAATGGGTGTGGGCTCAACGGTCACAATAATCAACTTCTACTCTCTGAATTCGTTGAAGAGTTAAAAGACCTAACATTCTTCCACGCAAACTCCAACAATTTCACCGGTGACATCCCCAGCAAAATATCCGAAAATCCATACTTCTACGAGCTGGACCTTAGTAACAACAAGCTCTGTGGCAGTTTCCCCTATCAAGTTCTTGCTGCCAAATATTTGACTTTCTTGGACCTCCGGTTTAACGATTTCGCTGGCACAGTTCCACCTAAAGTGTTCACCTTAGATGTGGACGTACTtttcatcaacaacaacaaattccAGCAAAACCTTCCAAGTAATCTTGGCTCCACGCCAGCCCTTTATCTCACTCTGGCCAACAACATGTTCACTGGGCCAATCCCAAGAACCATTGGCCAGGCTTCAGAAACCCTTCTTGAGGTGCTCTTCTTGGGCAACAATCTCACTGGGTGCTTGCCATCTGAAATTGGGTTATTAAAGAAGGCCACAGTTTTTGATGTGAGCTTCAACCAGTTGATAGGTCCAATACCACAGTCATTTCAGTGCTTGGTCAAAATAGAGCTGCTCAACCTGGCTCGAAACCAGTTCTATGGGGAGGTTCCTGAGGCTGTTTGTGAGTTGCCTAATCTGTCTAACTTCTCCTTATCATACAACTACTTCACTCAGGTTGGTCCTAAATGCAGGAATTTGATTGGCAAAAAGATACTTGATGTTAGGAAAAATTGCATTCTAGGCCTTCCTAATCAGAGATCAGAGGCTGATTGTACTGCATTTTTCTCCAAGTGCCCCGCTTGCCCCAATCTGCAATCCTTGCACAAAGTAATTTCATGTAAGCATTATACAGGTTCACTTGGTGCCTCTGATAATCAACCAATGGCTGTAGCTCCGTCACCAAGATCCTATGATACTCTTAAACCGCATAGGTTGTGA